Genomic DNA from Desulfurivibrio alkaliphilus AHT 2:
GCCCGAAGATGGCCCCGGCCCCGACGGTAAGAATAAACCCCGGCAGAAACAGCAAGGTAAAAAAAGCGTACAACAGAAAAAACACCACGTAACCGGTAAAACCCAGGCCCTCCACCCACTGCATAACCTCCACGGCCAACTCCCGGGCGGGCAGCAGGTACAACCCCATTGCGACAATCATTGCCAGCAGGCCGGCAACCAGCAGACGAATTTTCATGCCGCTTCTCCCTCCGGTTCGGGGGCGATGTTTTGCCGGTCGGCGTACTCCCGTCAGCCCCAGCAGCCCCGACAGTTACCTAGCGTAGCATTATTTTACTTGCACAGCCAGTGCTGTATGTGGAGAATGAAATAAGCGTTCCAACATGATTACTCTGTTTTGAGGAAACCAACGCAAAAGGAGGTGGCAGCATGAACGGTAAAGGAAAAAAGTTGGTTTTAACGGCGGCACTGATGATGGGGCTGGCAGTGCCGGCGACCCTGATGGGGCAAACGGCGGCCGAGGAACGGGGCCAGGCTTTGTTTAATGATCCTAAGGCCTTTGGCGGTCAGGTGTCCTGCAACTCCTGCCATCCCGGGGGGCAGGGGCTGGAGCGATCCGGGACCAAAACCAGATTCAGGATCATGGGTGAGCGACAAAACAGTTTGGCCGAGGCGATTAACTTCTGCATCATCAACGCCAACAAAGGTGAGGCCATCGCCGAAGACTCTCGGGAGATGCAGGATATGATCGCCTATATCAAGTCCCTGGCCGCGCCGGCGCCGGCTTACGGCCCGCCCCCGCCCGTCCCCGGCCCGGGTTACGGGGTACCGCCCAGGCCCAGGGCACCGGGTTATGATATGCCACCGGCTCCTCCGGGGCCCGGTTATGGAGTGCCGCCCAGGCCCAGGACGCCGGGTTATGATATGCCACCACCCCCCCCGGGACCGGGTTACGGCCGTTAAAGCATCAAGCAACAGGTGGTAACTTATCACTATAAGGCCAAAGTTTTATTTATGGCTCGGTGCATACTGAATTGCCAAAATCTATTTGACCGGGCCTTAGCTATTGCTTAAGTTGCGCCGCTGAACTGCAAAACAAGAGGCGCAACCATGCTTGACGAGTGGCGACGGCTGACCTGCGACAGCCGGGCGATTTATGTAAATTCTGAAAAACCAGACTGGGTGGTGGTCAACAACCGGGCCGATGGGCTGTTGCAGGCTCTGCAGGCCGGCGGCTCCTCCGGCTCCCTGGCTGAGGCGCTTTGTGCCGCCGGCCGGGAGGGCGGGCTGGACCAACAGGAGTTGGCCACCAACCTGGTGACGGCCGGGCGCCTGCTGGCCCGACTGGGCGAGCAGGTCCCGCCCTACCCGGGCCGGGGCGAGTTGTTGCGGGAGGGTGAAAATCCCGCCCTTAAAGAGTGCTGGTTTCACCTTACCAACAACTGCAATCTTGCCTGCCGTCACTGTCTTTTTGCCTCCCGCCCCGGCCTGGCGGCCGAGAGTCTGCCCGCCGAGTTGCTGCGCCGGGGTCTGGCCGAGGCCCGGGAGATGGGCTGCCGGCTGTTCTATTTCACCGGTGGCGAACCTTTTACCTACCCCGATTTTACCGCCATCCTGACTGGGCTGCTGGCCGATCCCGACCACCATGCCGTGGTGCTGACCAACGGCCTGCTGCTGGTCAACCACCTGGCCGAATTGCAAAAGTTGCCCCCCGGCCGGCTGCACCTGCAGCTCAGCCTTGACGGTCTGGCCGAGCAGCATGATCAGCTTCGGGGGCGGGGCAGTTTCACCGGCCTGGTGGAAGCCCTGCAACTGCTGCGTCGCCACGGCCTGGCGGCCACCCTGGCGGTGGCGGTAAACCGGATCAACGTCGAACAACTGCCGGCCATGGTGGATTTTGCCGCCGAGCAGGGGGTGGGTAATCTGCATCTGATCTGGCATTTTGTCCGCGGCATTGGGAGCCGGGAGCAGTTTGTCGCGCCGGCCGAAATCCTGCCCCGGCTGCTGGCCGCCCAGGAGCGGGCGGAAGAGCGCGGGGTGCTGATCGACAACGTGGAAACCCTGCGCGGCCAGGTTTTTTCCTCGCCGGGCACCCGTTATGATTTGGCCAACACCGCCTGGGAGTCGCTGACCGTCGGCCCCGACGGCCATGTTTATCCCTCGCCGGCCCTGATGGGCGTCAAGGAGCTGGACTGCGGCCCCCTCA
This window encodes:
- a CDS encoding c-type cytochrome, with the translated sequence MNGKGKKLVLTAALMMGLAVPATLMGQTAAEERGQALFNDPKAFGGQVSCNSCHPGGQGLERSGTKTRFRIMGERQNSLAEAINFCIINANKGEAIAEDSREMQDMIAYIKSLAAPAPAYGPPPPVPGPGYGVPPRPRAPGYDMPPAPPGPGYGVPPRPRTPGYDMPPPPPGPGYGR